ACTCTTTTCTATAGTTTTTCATTAAATTGGTAATAGGTTCTTGTCAACAATAGTCAGCCCACTGTTCTGTAGAACATTAGATCCTATTGATTCTATCAAATCATGTTAGGTATTCACTATCAAAacttccttctgctctctttctcactgtactttttcattctcttctacTTTGAGGTCAGCATTTTTAGCTTCCATATATATAGGAACACATGCAGCATTTGTCTTCCTGTGCCAGCTAATTTTTCCATTTTGCTGAAATGATAGCTTTCCTCTTTTATGTAGTTGGATAATTTCCTACTTTGTTTATAtataatcgtgtgtgtgtgtgcatgtgtgcgtgcgtgtgtgtgtgtgcacgcgtgcatgcatgcgcatgATGTCTGTGCATGTTCTGTTTCAATAATATTATCCATTCTAACTGTGGTCACATGACACCTTACTGTGGTTGTATGTGCATTTCATAAAGGACATATTTAAGTAAGAAAGTATCAAAACTCCGAAGGTCTCTAAGAATATTGGACAGGATAGAAAATTGAAggggaaattttaaaagataaaaacagtgATGAAAGGCAAGAACTGATATTTTATGCTTAAAGGAAAGTATCCCCAGGCCTAAAGCTATACCTAATTATGTCTGTATATGAACAGAATACTTTTAATTACACGTTGATAAAGTCTACCATTCATCAGTTGTCAaaacttaacttttattttttgtttcattttcctggAGAATAATAGATACAAGATAGAAGTGAGGTTTGCTCCCCTATATACACGACAGGGTCATCCAAGTTACTATCAGACTCACAATGTCCCAggtgtatgatttttaaaattaaataccatCCTTCTATGTTAGTCATAAGTAGAGATAAAGGTCCTTCGGCTCATTGCATTGTTGAATTGCTAGCACATAAAAAGTTCTCAGAGCCTAACTCAGGCTCGTACATTCCATTGGTACTTCTCCTTTATGTTAATGACTTCAATGTTCCTCAGTTACAGATCCACTATATCATTTGCTAGAGCATCGCTATTCACTTTGTATTTATCAACAGAAGAAttgaaggaaaactgaaaaacCAATAATTTTAGATTTCTCTGGAAACAGTGTTTCTGTGTGGAGggctctgttttctgtgtgtctggaTGAAGACTTACTCCCTGTGCAGAGGCATCAGAGGCAGAGAAATAGGCTGTTAAAATTTCAATCTTGTAGCATGCAGGAAGTTGGGGGGCTGGATGAAAATACAGCCAGGTTTGCTGTTATAAATAGCCAATTTGGATCAAGTGACTTCTTGTATTTTCAGGTCCAAACATCTATGGAATCACCAAGCTTCTTgttctatcattattattattttattattattattattattattattattactattactataaaataatgaattgaTTCACTTTGTGGGCAAATTATTCTCAACAAGGAAGTGTATTGGGATGGATACTCAAGATGCCCCCATCACTATTCACACCATTATTAATTTCTACTTAAAATGCAAGTCCTCTGATGAGTAGAGTGTATTTCAAGATATTGACAACATGACAGTTGAAACTTCAGGCTCATctgtcctgtcatgtccagatAGCAGGGTGCAGACCTGTTATTGTGACATGTTTGGAGTGCAAGTGGGAAGATGTAAGGAAGAAGTAAGGGGTTCCCAGAAGTGagagcaaacatttaaaaaacagaaacagaacactcatgcacacacacacacacacacacacacacacacacacagagagagagagagagagagagagagagagagagagagagagagagagagagagaaagagaactaatCATGAGGTTAACATCCACAGACAGATTCAGAGGAAGTAACCTGAATCCTGTCCTTAAGAGTCTGCGTAGGACAGCCTCTTCACAGAGCATACtgtagagaagagagggaaatatATCCAGTTTGTAACATAGGTCAAACTTGCCTTGCCTGGATAGGAAGTCCTTGGCCTGCCTGAATAGCAAACAGGATCCTGATGCCAGCCTCAGAAGAGGATATTAAGTGTCACTGAGGAAGAGGTGAGAGTTAGAACCATAGGCACCTTTTAGCACAATGCAGCCTATGTGCTGGGGCTGGCTTGCCTTGAATTCAACAGATAACTTAAGTCATGGTGGACTTCAGGAGGAAGGTGAACTTGTGAACGGGAGAACAGAAGGATGTCCTGAGCTCTTTCCTGCTCTCACTGCACTTCCAACTACTTTTTACTCTGTATTTCAGATGACCCTAGCCAAGTTGAACTTTCAACTAAATTTTATACAGTGCTGAGACCAACAATTACATTTTGTGTTTGtctcatttttttaagtttataaaacatGTATATGAATGAAGCTACATGAGATaatgtaatgtatatgtgtgtgtcatgttcCACTGACATTTGGTAGGGATTTATTGCTTCTCATATACTGCCGTGTATGCTGGGTACAGGGCAATGAAAAACACTGTTCCTCAGCAAACCTCCCTCTGCTCTGGCTTCTTTGGCATCTGAACTTTGCCACCTTGTTCTGGACAGGCTCTAAGGCTTTCCGCACTCACGAAAGCATCTAGCCCATCATTTCACTGTTTTCCAGGTTGAGGCTAATAGGCACTCTGAGCTACAGATAATTTCCCAAGATCAAGGTAAGGAACAGTACCAAAGGAATTGTCCCCTGGTCCTCATCCAACTGTCTTTTGCACACTTCCAAAAATCAATCTACTTGAGAGAGAGCTGTTTCTCTTTCCAACTTCCCTGTTCAAAaacaatttcttcttcttgatgAGAAATGGCATAATTGTGCGTTATGGTCTGAAAGTGCCCCAGAGTGTACGTTAGTGTCAGGGCCAATCAGCAGAGAAACAGTGAAGGACAGATAATGAAGTAGCAAATTCTTCCTGTGAGCCAAACCAGTTGTCAGCTAAAAGATCAATACAAACAGTTTGGATGACGGATTACTGTGTGATTTCTGCATATAACTAATAAAACGTTGAAATTACTTTGTGTCATTGCTACAGAAAAGTCACTTTCACTCTCAGGGCCATTAGTGTCACCTGGGGGAGTGGGTTTACCAGCATTTAGCATTCTACCGTGAGATGCAAGAGTAGAATTAATGCTGGAATTTTCCTCATTTGGGATAATATGCAGTCATAgttgcatataaaaatataaaaacgaCAATTCACATTAGTAGAAGATGGGTTTTcaataaaatgttaacattttgcCTAATATAATTTTTCAAACATTGACAAATATTTATACTGTTTGGGCTAAAAGGATGCTAATTATATAACAACTAGAGGAAAGTCTTTTATAAAGTATTTGTCATCTCAACagtacaaaaacaacaacaaaaacagcaaaaaaacaaaaagagagacccACATAGATAAATCCATAAAAGAACTACAATtacaaaatatcataaaatgtCCTATATTGTGATGCCTATAATACAAAGGTTGTTACTATTACTATTtatgttcatttacataatgtaaAAAGTATTAAAGGAAATCACAGCCTCAATATTTAGATGATTTGAATAGGGGAAGAGGTGACATAGTTGTTTCATTTAGATTGGTATTCCCATTGTGGTAAGATTAGGGTTACAGTTGCTTAGAGGTAGGATCAGTTGCTTACATCCAACTGATAATGAAATGTTCCTGTCAACTGTAAAACGCTACCTTAAGTCAGAGTTGCAACTTTCCCAAGAGTCCACTAAGGAAGTCAGGTCTCTGGCAGTGTTGACAGGAGACTAGGGAAGCATAGCAGAATGGACAGCTAGAGCAAGATGACCAACTTTGTAGGCTTGTCAGTTTCCTGTGGTCACTTACCATATCATTACCATGGAAGCCGGGGTGCAAAACTATATTTACTTCTCAGAGTCTGGTGTTTGACGTCTGAAATCCGTACCACTTTTCTAATGTCAAGGTACTAGAAGAGCCATGATTCTTCTAGAAATTTGGGGAAAGAACTATTCTTTAGCTCTGCTAGTTTCTGGCACCTTTTGGCATCTTTGAGTTTGTAGCCAAATCATTATAATCCTTGAGAGCAGCCACATCTTCAAATCTCTCAGTGTTCCATCCTTACGTTGTCTTCTCATCTGTAGGTCGGTCTCGTATTTCTTTCTAGCCTTCCTTTAAAGTCTCCTGTGATAGGATGTAAGGGCACCTTGTTAATTCAGGACAATTTTTCCATCTGGCACCTAGTaatttaaattattcattcaaTCACATTTTCAAAGCTCCTTTTAATAGTCACAGGTTCCAGGGATTAGAACATGcaaagtttttgttttgactCCCCAATAAGCTTGgctttagctgtgtgtgtgtgtgtgtgtgtgtgtgtgtgtgtgtgcgtgtgtgtgtgtgtatgcatatgtttacaggtgtacatgagtgtgtgtttgtgtgcatgtgcgtgtgcttacatgtgtatgtgtacatgagtgtgtatgtttgtatgagtgtgtgtgtgtgtgtgtgtgtgtatgaatgtgtgatcATGTGGATATGTGAATATAACACAcgacttttacatttcttttatagaaaatCTGACTTTGTTCTCCAAGCTAGTCCTGCACTCTTGGcttcaatcttcctgcctcattctcctgaTTAGATAGGAGGacaagaaccactgctctgtctGATATGGACAGCCCACCAAACTAGTTCTAAGAATGAAACATTGTGACTCTGGAACAAGGAATGACCtcaaaaaagattaaatgaagcTCTTTTCAGAGTATTTCCTTATCTCTGTTCTGGATTGTTTCTCTAAGTGTAATGAACACATTTCAAAACACTTCTTCCTGCTGTGCTCTCTTATGCTGTAACTCCAGAAATCACTGGGTTTTCACAACCTCCTAGTCAATTTCTCTTCAGTGACAAGTTCCAAGGATCTGCCTTGATGTCCTTTTATTATTTCATCTGATAAACATTGAGTAAAAGTGCTCTGGGGCTTGGAGGGTGGTAGTTGTTCCTGAGGAAAGTGAGAGATGAGCAtatcaaagatttttaaaattattgaaaatttagactcaaaataataaagcaatTCTGAAGTCTCTAAGCTGGCACTCACTGAATACTTAATGTAGTTGAGGTCATTAGTTACTGAGTATCATCTTCAAGAGCAAGAATGCTTCCCTTGAAATTGAACAGTGAAGGGGGAAACATAAAGTAAGAATTGGTAATATCTTGAATAGTTGAACATCTACAGGCTTGTAACCTGTTCAAAGTTGTTACTGCTTTGATGCACCTGCCTtttagcctttattttttttaatttattgaatattttatggatttagattttaaatgttatctcctgtTCCAGTCCCCCCTCAGatatccctttccccttcttctttgaggattctcccactcccacccacctattcccacctcactgccttggcagtcccctacactggggaaacaagtcttcacaggatcaagggcttctcttcctattgatgccaaacaatgtcatcctctgctacatatgtggctggagccatgggtccctccatgtgtactcgttggttCGTAGTTTagtatctgggagctctggggtgtctggttagttaatattgttgttcttcctatggggttgcaaattccctcagctccttcagtcctttctctaagtcatCCATTGggatctccatgctcagtccaatggttagctgcaagcatcctcatctgtattggtaaggctctggtagagcctctcaggagacatccatctcaggttcctgtcagcaagcacttcttggcatcattcCTATTACTTTTGCAGGCATTCAAGTGGACTGGGGCCATGAGTAATCTGAGCAGAAGCCATGTGGAGGAGTTCGTCTTGGTGGGGTTTCCTACTGCTCCACCCTTCCAGTCactcctctttgttttcttttttgcgaTTTATCTGTTGACATTACTGGAAAATATGCTCATTGTTTCTACGATCTGGCTCACCCCAAGCCTCCATCgccccatgtactttttcctcagtCACCTCTCCTTCCTGGAACTATGGTACATCAATGTTACTATTCCCAGACTCTTGGGAGCCTTCCTTACCGAGGACGGTAGAGTCTCTTATGGAGGCTGCATGACCCAGCTCTACTTCTTTATTGCCTTAGCCTGCACTGAGTGTGTCCTTTTGGCAGTtatggcctatgatcgctatcTGGCTATCTGTGAACCCCTCCGTTACCCTAGTCTGATGCCTCCTAGGCTGGCTACTCGCCTAGCAGCTGCTTCTTGGGGCAGTGGGTTCTTCAGTTCCATGATGAAGCTACTTTTCATTTCTCGGTTATCCTATTGTGGGCCCAATATCATCAACCACTTTTTCTGTGATATCTCCCCACTGCTCAACCTCACTTGTTCAGACAAGGAGCAAGCAGAGCTGGTAGACTTCCTGCTGGCACTGGTAATGATTCTGTTGCCTTTAGTGGGCGTGGTTTCCTCATATGCTGCCATCATTGTAGCCATCCTGAGGATCCCTACAGCACAGGGACGCCAcaaagccttctccacctgcaccTCCCACCTGGCAGTGGTTGTCATCTATTACTCCTCTACTCTCTTCACCTATGCACGGCCCCGAGCCATGTACACCTTCAACTACAACAAGATCATCTCTGTGCTCTACACTGTCATTGTCCCGTTCCTCAACCCAGCCATCTACTGCTTAAGAAATAAAGAGGTGAAGGAAGCCTTCAGGAAGACCATGCTGGGAAGATGCCACCATCAAAGAGAAGATCCAGACTGATGTGTGACAGATCtcagcagagaggaaaagaagtcATACTAAGGATTTGGCTATCAGTCACAGAATGGCACTATAAGGAATATCAGTGTCAATTAGTCAATACTTCAAATACTCTCTGGGATCCTCCTAATACATACAAAAACTAATAAACCATTGATTGTGTGCAAACATTTCCAAACTAAGGTTGGATTAGAAACACAAGAATTAGCTATGGTGCAAGACTTCCAGCGAAGAGTCCTAATACCATGCCTTTTCACTTCAGGGTTTGGGTTTGCTTGCATTTTGTGTTACTTGTTTTCCATTTGCTTTGATTTTGCTTTGGAAGGTTCAGGGAGAAAGACATTGAAAGGAGCATGATGTAGGGTGCATAAGGAGGAAGTAAGGATCTAGGCgaagttggggagggaaaaaCTATGATGGAAAATATGGTgtaaaaactttaataaaatctttatttaaaaactggATTCCCTAAAATATGTGAAGAGTCTGTTCAGGTATGTCTATCATAACCCTACTCATTTCAAGACTGCCTAGGAATAACTGTTTCATGACCAGTTTGAGATTCTCTGCTTTATGTCAAGCTTATTATTCTATGTCtaaatatctggaaaaaaaacagtCTTCAAGGATCCATATTTTCAAACTCTATTTCTATTAAAATTGTAaaagtatataacatatataatctAAGAATAAATTTTATGAACTCTTATAGGCTTAATTTCTACAGATCTCAAAGCTACTGACAGTCAAGATGTTAGTATTCAGTCACATGTACATCAAGATGGCTAAATGCCTTTGTGATCGCTCTTTTTGAACCTCAGGAGGATATGAAGTGGGTTGGTTTAGTGGATATTGATGAAGTAGTCAGCAAAATGTGTGAGAATGCTTTTATTCTAGGCCACCTAGTACTGCCCAGACCACAGTATTTATCAAATACTTGTAATTTCACCCCTAGTCAAaggatgaaaagagaaaacaatgtaacACAAGAAAATATCTGAGATCCAGAAACTAGCTAAAGACTTTTCTGTTCTGAATAGGATGCCTTACCTTTATACCCTAAAGTGTAGATATTCTACAAAATTCTTTTGAGTTTTGGAAAGCTGTTTGAACATTTTAGACATGAAGTCACCTCCATCTGATGTACAAATTTATTTACTCAAACTTCTGTGCATTGAACCAAATCAGTGGaactaagaataaaataaatatcaaattgaACACATCCCATTACCACACAGATTGTCTGTATACATGTGCCTATACCAAGCTAGGCTGTatgtgttgaggtaggagtgggggtagtcactgaggaaaaaaaaagaaagaaaatactcaataCTTAtggaaaatcaataaaatcagcAACAAGTATTCTGACCTACCTAAGACAGCAGAATTGAAAGAAGCCTTAAACTCTTCTCTATATGTGACTCAGTTTCTGAGGCAGTCCCTGTTATAGAGTTCTTGAAAGCATGGAGTTTACGATGAAAAGTCCAAACTCTAGAAACAACAAATACCAGGTTGATCCTAGAGTTGCTACTCAGGAATCATAAGcaagaaaatttaaatctttattcAAAAATCTCCTTCATCAGGAAAATAATGCCAACTACCTCATACTTGTGAATACTAAATAAATGTGGTATGCAAAGGATTATTGGaaaaattttcttctctgtggatAGACTTCTTTATGGATACTGGAGACTAATTTCCTATCCTCAATGGCTTGGAAACCTGATAAATGTTGCTAGACAATATTACAAATGACACAGATCTGTAACTGACCAACTGgggaagtgtaaaaaaaaaaaaaaaaagaaatcctatctTCAACTACTTTTGTCTCTTTGTCATTTCACTGAGGTCTAGAATCTCTGTAGAGAAATGCTTTGGTTCCTTAGCAATATTGGCTCTTATGGAGTTGAAGTCAAATTGGATTCTACACTCCTTTGTACAGACCTTATATTATTAGTTAAGATCTTGAGTAGCAATTTTGCCTGTTGCCAGCTGTTATTGGCCTTTCCGTGTAAGACAAACTAATATGTTGAGTTGTTTGGTTTCCTATTCTATGTTTCTCCAAGTCCCTTTGATGCCAACCACAGAGTTCAGTAGTGTTTTGGATTGTGTTGCAGATACTAAGAGAAGCTGGACTATAACAGAATTAACTAACAGTAAGCATTCATTAGATGTTAAAGGTTCATTATTATCATCCTTTCATCAATGTTAATATCAATCTACGctttttttatttccctcttgTCAACTGTGTACTAAACACACTCAAATATTAAAGAGTTGtattttttaagacatttatgGAAAGCAGAGATCCAGGAATCCTTGTAACTATTTGTAAAGGTAGTAACCTGATTAATAAGTTTAGCATTTCTAATTATAGAATACAAAATGATGCAAAGGTGTCATTGGGTTGAGCAAATgaagtttcttctctctgttttattaaaagtagattttgttTTATCCAACATATGTTGGTTACTTTTTCACTTCCCTCTACTCCCCCCAGTTCCTCCCTACTTCCCTTCCCATCTGAATCTACCCAGtatctctctctcattagaaaataaacaagcatTTAAGGATaataattaataagatataaCAAAATGCATCAAAATAGGACAAAGTCTGAATCCATTCGTCTGGTGCATTCAAAGAAAATATACCTTAATATCAAGAATAAACATCACCTTTGTGTAAAAGAGTAGAAAACTACATTCCAAGCTACTGGACTTAAGCAAGCCAATgtaaccattttaatatctgacaaaacagacttcaaatcaaaactaatcaTGGAAGGACAGTCCATactcagcaaagaaaaaaaaattcaccaagaagacattgcaattcttaacatctgtgtACTGGACACAATGACACCAAAGTTCATATAAGAAGTTTCTCCTcttaaaagggatacaaatataTCACAAGTTTTTGTTAGAATATCAAGCATAATACAAGATTCTTTCCTTAGCCATTTTAGCCTAGTTTCCATACTTGATACTCTTGTATAGATAAGCTTTCACTATATAAGAGGATGATCTGGAAAAGGAAATCTGCGATGAAAACTGCTCTTCTCTTGTGACAATCATTCCCATTATCCAGTAAGAATTTTCTTGCATTGTTTTCTGTAAAattgtaagggtttttt
This is a stretch of genomic DNA from Rattus rattus isolate New Zealand chromosome 10, Rrattus_CSIRO_v1, whole genome shotgun sequence. It encodes these proteins:
- the LOC116911704 gene encoding olfactory receptor 6P1 encodes the protein MSNLSRSHVEEFVLVGFPTAPPFQSLLFVFFFAIYLLTLLENMLIVSTIWLTPSLHRPMYFFLSHLSFLELWYINVTIPRLLGAFLTEDGRVSYGGCMTQLYFFIALACTECVLLAVMAYDRYLAICEPLRYPSLMPPRLATRLAAASWGSGFFSSMMKLLFISRLSYCGPNIINHFFCDISPLLNLTCSDKEQAELVDFLLALVMILLPLVGVVSSYAAIIVAILRIPTAQGRHKAFSTCTSHLAVVVIYYSSTLFTYARPRAMYTFNYNKIISVLYTVIVPFLNPAIYCLRNKEVKEAFRKTMLGRCHHQREDPD